A part of Streptomyces sp. NBC_01235 genomic DNA contains:
- a CDS encoding endonuclease domain-containing protein, with the protein MKQRAALRELAEEGVLLTARALDAGWPKRSLARALRADGWTPLRKGAWVEPGRNPNLVIRLRAEQLLNPRLVVSHRSAAVLWRIETLSRASRPPLEFTDPTLSHRPEGRDVRVYRTCLEQANVFERRGLWTTGPVRTLTDLLLAGPRNDALVAVDSGLARRTVNGVRRAPLTDLDTISAALGERGRVRVRGAVRARAWLHLCDPLAGSPAETIARLRMHDAGLHPESQVALRSPDGRGIVPDFLFRAEGLAVEIEGYAYHGARADHRRDVIRFNALQQCPEIRCVLRFTAEDAFHRPERMIQEIHAALAAARTSSM; encoded by the coding sequence GTGAAACAGAGGGCGGCGTTGCGGGAGTTGGCCGAGGAGGGAGTCCTCCTAACTGCGCGTGCCCTCGACGCGGGGTGGCCCAAGCGGAGCCTCGCACGTGCGCTGCGGGCAGACGGCTGGACGCCTCTGCGAAAGGGTGCCTGGGTCGAGCCGGGGCGGAACCCGAACCTCGTCATACGGCTGAGGGCGGAGCAGCTCCTCAACCCCCGGCTCGTCGTGAGTCACCGTTCGGCAGCCGTTCTGTGGCGGATCGAGACCCTGTCCCGAGCCTCTCGTCCTCCCCTGGAGTTCACCGACCCCACGCTCAGCCACCGGCCGGAAGGGCGAGACGTACGCGTGTACCGCACCTGCCTGGAGCAGGCGAACGTGTTCGAGCGGCGGGGCCTGTGGACCACCGGCCCGGTACGCACGCTCACCGACCTGCTGCTGGCCGGCCCCAGGAACGACGCCCTCGTCGCCGTGGACTCGGGACTCGCTCGCCGCACGGTCAACGGCGTCCGCCGCGCACCGCTCACCGACCTCGACACGATCAGCGCGGCTCTCGGGGAACGGGGACGTGTACGGGTACGGGGCGCGGTCAGGGCACGCGCCTGGCTACACCTGTGCGATCCCCTCGCCGGGTCCCCGGCCGAGACGATCGCCCGCCTGCGCATGCACGACGCAGGCCTCCACCCGGAGTCCCAGGTCGCCCTCCGTTCGCCGGACGGACGCGGGATCGTTCCGGACTTCCTCTTCCGCGCCGAGGGCCTGGCGGTCGAGATCGAGGGCTACGCCTACCACGGCGCCCGCGCTGACCACCGCCGTGACGTGATCCGCTTCAACGCACTCCAGCAGTGCCCTGAGATCAGGTGTGTCCTGCGCTTCACCGCCGAGGACGCCTTCCACCGGCCAGAACGGATGATCCAGGAGATCCACGCTGCCCTGGCAGCCGCAAGGACGTCCTCCATGTGA
- a CDS encoding lipid-transfer protein produces MTGLKDATAVVGIGQTAFAKHLPEDERALACRAVLAALDDAGIAPGEVDALASYTMEETDEVELAKAVGFGDLTFFSKVGYGGGGSCATVAHLAAAIASGQATVGVAWRSRKRGSGPRPWTNTAVQLPTPAQWTRPFGLLRPVDEIAMLARRYLHEYGATRDHLFNVALACRNRANQNPAAIMYDRPLTREMYMTARWISEPLCLYDNCLETDGALACVVVSSERARDCRHRPVYVHSAAQGLPAQHHGMVNYWNDDPLTGPAWAAARHLWKHADFTPQDVDVAQIYDAFTPLVPLSLEGYGFCDRGEGGAFTEGGALETGGRLPLNTGGGGLSEAYVHGFNLVNEGVKQLRGTSTAQVPGAATCLVTAGEGVPTSALLLRN; encoded by the coding sequence GTGACCGGGCTCAAGGACGCCACCGCCGTCGTCGGCATCGGGCAGACGGCCTTCGCCAAGCACCTCCCCGAGGACGAGCGCGCCCTCGCCTGCCGTGCCGTCCTCGCCGCCCTCGACGACGCCGGGATCGCCCCCGGCGAGGTCGACGCCCTCGCCTCCTACACCATGGAGGAGACCGACGAGGTCGAGCTGGCGAAGGCCGTCGGATTCGGCGACCTGACCTTCTTCAGCAAGGTCGGATACGGGGGCGGCGGCTCCTGCGCCACCGTCGCCCACCTCGCCGCCGCCATCGCCTCCGGCCAGGCCACGGTCGGGGTCGCCTGGCGCTCGCGCAAGCGGGGCAGCGGGCCGCGCCCGTGGACCAACACGGCCGTCCAGCTCCCCACCCCGGCCCAGTGGACCCGGCCGTTCGGTCTCCTGCGGCCCGTCGACGAGATAGCCATGCTGGCCCGCCGCTACCTGCACGAGTACGGCGCCACCCGCGACCACCTCTTCAACGTCGCCCTCGCCTGCCGCAACCGCGCCAACCAGAACCCGGCGGCGATCATGTACGACCGTCCGCTCACCCGCGAGATGTACATGACCGCCCGCTGGATCAGCGAGCCGCTCTGCCTCTACGACAACTGCCTGGAGACGGACGGGGCGTTGGCGTGCGTGGTGGTGAGCAGCGAGCGGGCCCGGGACTGCCGGCACCGGCCCGTGTACGTCCACTCCGCCGCCCAGGGACTGCCCGCCCAGCACCACGGGATGGTCAACTACTGGAACGACGACCCGCTCACCGGGCCCGCCTGGGCGGCCGCCCGACACCTGTGGAAGCACGCGGACTTCACCCCGCAGGACGTCGACGTCGCCCAGATCTACGACGCCTTCACCCCGCTCGTCCCCCTCTCCCTCGAGGGCTACGGGTTCTGCGACCGGGGAGAGGGCGGGGCGTTCACCGAGGGCGGCGCCCTGGAGACCGGCGGACGGCTGCCCCTCAACACCGGCGGGGGCGGGCTCAGCGAGGCCTACGTCCATGGGTTCAACCTCGTCAACGAGGGTGTGAAGCAACTGCGCGGGACCAGCACCGCCCAGGTTCCCGGTGCCGCCACCTGCCTTGTCACCGCCGGCGAGGGCGTCCCGACGTCCGCCCTGCTGCTCAGGAACTGA
- a CDS encoding DUF397 domain-containing protein has product MANHEIDLSAARWRRSSYSNGTGGDCVEVAHGHDRPGVVPVRDSKRAGDGPVVLFRTSAWAAFLTSLQS; this is encoded by the coding sequence ATGGCAAACCACGAGATTGACCTGAGCGCCGCCCGCTGGCGCCGGAGCAGCTACAGCAACGGCACCGGCGGTGATTGCGTCGAGGTCGCCCACGGCCACGACCGACCCGGCGTCGTCCCGGTCCGCGACTCGAAGCGGGCCGGGGATGGCCCCGTCGTGCTCTTCCGGACCTCCGCCTGGGCCGCCTTCCTCACGTCCTTGCAGAGCTAG
- a CDS encoding helix-turn-helix domain-containing protein, with protein MPPRKDPDASANVPSFYGAELRYRRELAGLTLEQLAEGSFRGIPFLSQIERGERRMPLDLAQHVDKVLGTDGFFERRCEDARKARQSGHAEYFADVAEMEKDAETIEEWAPMLVPGLLQTAPYTRAIVRAAMPRAAEDEVEEKVNARMGRTALFDSADPPKFWAILDESLIRRPTLPDEPMAELLEHIAQLIRRTHSILQIVPKTSATHPFMMGMTKFMTFTDAPPVVYTESLHSGQLIDYPALVKQYRESYDLLRAAALSPEASLAMIETAAEDYRHGKPRD; from the coding sequence GTGCCCCCACGCAAGGACCCCGACGCGTCGGCGAACGTTCCCTCCTTCTACGGCGCCGAGTTGCGCTACAGGAGGGAACTCGCAGGCCTCACGCTCGAACAACTGGCGGAAGGAAGCTTCCGCGGCATCCCTTTCCTGAGCCAGATCGAGCGCGGTGAGCGGCGAATGCCGCTGGATCTCGCCCAGCACGTCGACAAGGTCCTCGGCACGGACGGCTTTTTCGAGCGGCGTTGTGAAGACGCCCGCAAGGCCCGGCAGTCCGGGCACGCCGAGTACTTCGCCGACGTGGCGGAGATGGAGAAGGACGCGGAGACGATCGAGGAGTGGGCGCCCATGCTGGTGCCCGGCCTGCTGCAGACCGCGCCCTACACGCGGGCGATCGTAAGAGCAGCCATGCCCCGGGCTGCGGAGGACGAGGTAGAGGAGAAGGTGAACGCCCGGATGGGACGGACCGCGCTCTTCGACTCGGCCGACCCGCCCAAGTTCTGGGCGATCCTCGACGAGTCACTGATCCGCCGCCCCACGCTCCCCGACGAGCCCATGGCCGAGCTGCTGGAGCACATCGCACAGCTGATCAGGAGAACGCACTCCATTCTGCAGATCGTTCCGAAAACGTCCGCTACTCACCCGTTCATGATGGGCATGACCAAGTTCATGACCTTCACGGATGCCCCGCCCGTCGTCTACACCGAGAGCCTCCACAGCGGCCAACTCATCGACTATCCGGCGCTCGTGAAGCAGTACCGGGAGTCGTACGATCTGCTCAGGGCCGCCGCACTGTCGCCTGAGGCGTCCCTGGCGATGATCGAGACTGCGGCAGAGGACTATCGACATGGCAAACCACGAGATTGA
- a CDS encoding XRE family transcriptional regulator — translation MSSVGWEEVKRRVDERRRAAGLPVRTPEEKQEAKDRLLAEIRAYKLAELRREQDLTQRDIADSMGVSTPRISAIEHGEIDRTEVATLRSYVRALGGELRVVADFGDTQYTVA, via the coding sequence ATGAGCAGCGTCGGCTGGGAGGAAGTCAAGCGTCGGGTGGACGAACGCCGACGGGCTGCCGGGCTGCCCGTGCGGACCCCTGAGGAGAAGCAGGAGGCCAAGGACCGCCTCCTCGCCGAGATCCGGGCTTACAAGCTTGCGGAGCTCCGTCGTGAGCAGGATCTCACCCAGCGTGACATCGCTGACTCGATGGGGGTGTCCACGCCCCGGATCTCGGCGATCGAGCACGGTGAGATCGACCGCACGGAGGTTGCCACCCTGCGCTCCTACGTGCGGGCCCTGGGCGGTGAACTGCGGGTGGTCGCGGACTTCGGGGACACGCAGTACACGGTGGCGTGA
- a CDS encoding ATP-binding protein, whose amino-acid sequence MHHPQPPTATAADDDVDHCVRDLRAALAAHGITLPSLRADLPSFAGAYVPPAGLVALGTCNTATARRLTAALRDSGRVSAYPPLLDLGLLALPEAVPELRRTVRRCLGPACADVQLCVTELVANVIRHVGEGTPVRVRMARVDRDRIRVEVSDPAACALPVLLRASDDDESGRGLALLEAVVLRWGVEQQGVVGKTVWCEVGGGAGGVG is encoded by the coding sequence ATGCACCACCCCCAACCCCCCACAGCTACCGCCGCCGACGACGACGTGGACCACTGTGTACGCGACCTCCGCGCCGCCCTCGCCGCCCACGGCATCACGCTCCCGTCCCTGCGCGCCGACCTTCCGTCCTTCGCCGGCGCCTACGTGCCCCCGGCCGGTCTGGTCGCGCTCGGCACCTGCAACACCGCGACGGCGCGCAGGCTTACGGCGGCACTGCGCGACAGCGGCAGGGTGTCCGCGTACCCGCCCCTCCTCGACCTCGGCCTCCTCGCCTTGCCCGAGGCGGTACCCGAACTCCGCCGCACCGTACGCCGATGCCTGGGCCCGGCCTGTGCCGACGTCCAGCTCTGTGTCACCGAACTGGTCGCCAACGTGATCCGGCATGTGGGGGAGGGGACTCCGGTGCGTGTGCGGATGGCTCGCGTCGACCGCGACCGCATCCGCGTCGAGGTGAGCGACCCGGCCGCGTGTGCCCTCCCGGTGCTCCTGCGCGCATCGGACGACGACGAGTCCGGGCGCGGCCTCGCGCTGCTCGAGGCGGTGGTGTTGCGGTGGGGCGTGGAGCAGCAGGGGGTGGTGGGGAAGACGGTGTGGTGCGAGGTGGGTGGCGGTGCGGGCGGCGTGGGCTGA
- a CDS encoding FadD3 family acyl-CoA ligase, translating to MERDGTTRDGTGHEEWGSIPGLVRSAAERYADTEAVVDGRTRISYGELGARVERAAAACVANGMRAGDRVGIWAPNSLEWMVAALGAVSAGAVLVPLNTRFKGAEAAYVLRRSGARLLFVTGTFLGTSYVASLRRAAGQVPGAGPGSGGPLPGLPALEQAVVLSDDAPVGFRTWKDFLASGDGVGAARVRARADAVRGEWPSDIVFTSGTTGRPKGAVITHAQTLRAYGIWTDLAGLRHGDRYLIVNPFFHTFGYKAGVIACLMRGVTMIPQPVFNVDAVLANVSSERVSVLPGPPTLHQSLLDHPSRDTYDLSALRLVVTGAAVVPLRLVERLRGELGVRTVLTAYGLSEASGIVTMCRRGDEPRVIASTSGRAIPGTEVKVVDETGAELAPGAPGEVLVRGFNVMRGYYEDEAATAEALTADGWLRTGDVGVLDPAGNLRITDRLKDMFIVGGFNAYPAEIEQLLGLHPDVADVAVIGVPDPRLGEVGKAYVVRRPGATSTADDLIAWSRREMANYKVPRAVEFVGELPRNASGKVVKGELRGSEARFAPGGE from the coding sequence GTGGAGCGGGACGGGACGACGAGGGACGGCACGGGCCACGAGGAATGGGGCAGCATTCCGGGGCTGGTCCGTTCGGCGGCCGAGCGGTACGCGGACACCGAGGCGGTGGTGGACGGCCGTACCCGGATCTCGTACGGCGAACTGGGCGCGCGGGTCGAACGCGCGGCGGCGGCGTGCGTCGCCAACGGGATGCGGGCCGGTGACCGGGTCGGCATCTGGGCCCCGAACTCGCTGGAGTGGATGGTCGCGGCGCTGGGCGCGGTGTCGGCGGGGGCGGTGCTGGTCCCGCTGAACACGCGCTTCAAGGGGGCGGAGGCCGCGTATGTGCTGCGCAGGAGCGGGGCGCGGCTGCTGTTCGTGACGGGCACGTTCCTCGGCACGTCGTACGTGGCGTCGCTGCGGCGCGCGGCCGGGCAGGTGCCGGGTGCGGGGCCGGGTTCAGGCGGCCCGCTGCCCGGGCTCCCGGCGCTGGAACAGGCGGTGGTCCTGTCCGACGACGCCCCGGTCGGCTTCCGCACCTGGAAGGACTTCCTGGCGAGCGGGGACGGGGTGGGGGCGGCGCGGGTGCGGGCGCGGGCGGACGCGGTGCGGGGGGAGTGGCCGTCGGACATCGTCTTCACCTCGGGCACGACGGGCCGCCCGAAGGGCGCGGTGATCACGCACGCGCAGACCCTGCGGGCGTACGGGATCTGGACCGACCTGGCGGGACTGCGCCATGGTGACCGCTACCTGATCGTCAACCCGTTCTTCCACACCTTCGGCTACAAGGCGGGCGTGATCGCCTGCCTGATGCGGGGCGTGACGATGATCCCGCAGCCGGTGTTCAACGTGGACGCGGTGCTGGCGAACGTTTCCTCGGAACGGGTGTCGGTCCTCCCCGGCCCCCCGACGCTCCACCAGTCCCTCCTGGACCACCCGTCGCGCGACACGTACGACCTCTCGGCGCTGCGGCTGGTCGTGACGGGCGCGGCGGTCGTCCCGCTCCGCCTCGTGGAACGGCTGCGGGGCGAACTCGGCGTGCGGACGGTCCTGACGGCGTACGGCCTCTCGGAGGCCAGCGGCATCGTCACGATGTGCCGTCGCGGCGACGAGCCGCGGGTGATCGCGTCGACGTCGGGCCGGGCGATCCCCGGGACCGAGGTGAAGGTCGTCGACGAGACGGGCGCCGAACTCGCCCCCGGAGCCCCGGGCGAGGTGCTCGTCCGCGGCTTCAACGTCATGCGCGGCTACTACGAGGACGAGGCGGCGACGGCGGAAGCCCTCACGGCGGACGGCTGGCTGCGCACGGGCGACGTGGGTGTACTGGACCCGGCGGGCAACCTTCGCATCACCGACCGCCTCAAGGACATGTTCATCGTCGGCGGCTTCAACGCCTACCCGGCGGAGATAGAACAACTCCTCGGCCTGCACCCGGACGTGGCCGACGTCGCCGTCATCGGCGTCCCGGACCCGCGCCTGGGCGAGGTCGGCAAGGCGTACGTGGTCCGCCGCCCGGGCGCGACCTCCACAGCCGACGACCTGATCGCCTGGTCCCGCCGGGAGATGGCGAACTACAAGGTGCCGAGGGCGGTGGAGTTCGTGGGGGAGCTGCCGCGGAACGCGAGCGGGAAGGTGGTGAAGGGGGAGCTGCGGGGGAGCGAGGCACGGTTCGCCCCAGGGGGTGAATGA
- a CDS encoding type II toxin-antitoxin system RelE/ParE family toxin, with product MAEWQVILVAEVAAWFEELVESDHGSADQVEDAIDALAYFGPALGRPLVDRIKGAEQHHLKELRPGSCGNSEIRILFAFDPVRRAVLLVAGDKAGHWNGWYDTNIPIAEKRYQDHITELDMREYE from the coding sequence ATGGCTGAATGGCAGGTAATTCTCGTCGCGGAGGTGGCGGCGTGGTTCGAGGAACTGGTCGAGTCCGACCACGGCAGTGCCGATCAGGTGGAAGACGCCATCGACGCGTTGGCGTACTTCGGACCTGCGCTCGGCCGACCCCTCGTCGACCGGATCAAGGGCGCGGAGCAGCATCACCTGAAAGAGCTGCGGCCCGGATCTTGCGGGAACAGCGAGATTCGCATTCTGTTCGCCTTCGACCCGGTACGTCGGGCGGTGCTTCTGGTCGCCGGAGACAAGGCCGGACACTGGAACGGCTGGTACGACACCAACATCCCGATCGCCGAGAAGCGCTACCAGGACCACATCACCGAGCTGGACATGAGGGAGTACGAATGA
- a CDS encoding Zn-ribbon domain-containing OB-fold protein, whose amino-acid sequence MLTPVPDADGAPFWRYAAQGELRVQTCADCGEPRFPPRPCCPHCQSFASEWRQTSGRGRIWSYVVPHPPLLPEYAARAPYNVILVELAETPRIRMVGNLVSEPGAPLDSLSPDRVRIGARVRVVFDGDGLPQWVAEGP is encoded by the coding sequence ATGCTCACGCCCGTCCCCGACGCCGACGGCGCTCCCTTCTGGCGGTACGCCGCCCAGGGCGAACTCCGCGTCCAGACCTGCGCCGACTGCGGCGAGCCCCGCTTCCCGCCCCGCCCCTGCTGCCCGCACTGCCAGTCCTTCGCGAGCGAGTGGCGGCAGACCTCGGGACGCGGCCGGATCTGGTCCTACGTCGTCCCGCACCCGCCCCTCCTGCCCGAGTACGCCGCGCGGGCCCCGTACAACGTGATCCTCGTCGAGCTGGCCGAGACGCCCCGCATACGGATGGTGGGAAACCTGGTGAGCGAGCCGGGGGCGCCGCTCGACTCCCTCTCCCCCGACCGCGTTCGCATCGGCGCCCGGGTGCGGGTCGTCTTCGACGGGGACGGGCTGCCGCAGTGGGTTGCGGAGGGGCCGTGA
- a CDS encoding AfsR/SARP family transcriptional regulator, translating to MDDRVGHGGPRVPEQWRPASPEESAALRFAVLGPVRARRGNERLATGSPQQRALLAALLLREGRTATAAELIDALWGEEPPSQALAAVRTYASRLRKVLDPGVLVSESGGYAVRGLGEGALDLGVAQEWAAEAEKAKAAGDLSQARDVLNRALGLWDGEALAGVPGPYAEAQRVRLEEWRLGLLESRLDMDLEQGCHAEAVSELTALTAAYPLRERLRELLMLALYRSGRQAEALAVYADTRRLLAEELGVDPQAGLRELQRRILQADPELAGPSAPAAEPAVVRVRPAQLPATVPDFTGRSSFVRELSAVLSAASGPEGGGGSGRVMAVSALAGIGGVGKTTLAVHVAHQARSAFPDGQLYVDLQGAGARPAEPETVLGSFLRALGTADSAIPDSLEERAALYRSVLDGRRVLVLLDNAKDAAQVRPLLPGTEGCAALVTARVRMVDLAGAHLVDLDVMSPDEALALFTKIVGEERVASEREAALDVVAACGFLPLAIRIAASRLAARRTWTVSVLAAKLADERRRLDELQAGDLAVKATFELGYGQLEPAQARAFRLLGLADGPDMSLRAAAAVLDLPPEDTEDLLESLVDTSLLESAAPGRYRFHDLVRLYARACAERDERPESERAAALSRLLDFYLATTAGVYAIERPGDRTVTHLEPTSYTGLAFTDRTEALDWLFLEAQCLLACARQQTAGSGLRRAVDLLWAAKDLAESGANAKQYETAAAALRDAAQDAGDVRAESRARTALSNVHLAAGRYAEADEEARRAIELATMANDATPISWAATDRGIIALSQGRYEEAEEFLTTARDGYRADGNRPGEASALCNLSRLYERMNRPPDAVTLAQQGVEIFQQLGLTLRLANGRYALGVALIRAGRLSEGLVQLSDALVMFGSNRQRLWEGTTHFRIAQLHLADHRPAQAAQHAEQALAIGFIGGDLIRGSVLTALGKSLHALGQSDRARACWREALLLLEQSGVPEAAEVRRLLTPLDAQ from the coding sequence ATGGACGACCGGGTAGGACACGGCGGCCCACGTGTGCCGGAGCAGTGGCGCCCCGCCTCCCCCGAGGAGTCGGCGGCGCTGCGCTTCGCCGTGCTCGGCCCGGTGCGCGCACGGCGCGGGAACGAGCGGCTGGCCACCGGCTCCCCCCAGCAACGCGCCCTGCTGGCCGCCCTGTTGCTGCGCGAGGGCCGTACGGCGACGGCCGCCGAGCTGATCGACGCCCTGTGGGGAGAGGAGCCGCCCTCGCAGGCACTGGCGGCGGTGCGGACGTACGCCTCGCGGCTGCGGAAGGTGCTGGACCCGGGCGTCCTGGTGAGCGAGTCCGGCGGGTACGCGGTGCGCGGGCTGGGCGAGGGCGCCCTGGATCTCGGGGTGGCGCAGGAGTGGGCGGCGGAGGCCGAGAAGGCCAAGGCGGCCGGGGACCTGTCCCAGGCCCGTGACGTGCTGAACCGTGCGCTGGGGTTGTGGGACGGGGAGGCGCTGGCCGGCGTCCCCGGCCCGTACGCGGAGGCGCAGCGCGTCCGGCTGGAGGAGTGGCGGCTGGGGCTGCTGGAGTCCCGGCTGGACATGGACCTGGAGCAGGGCTGCCACGCCGAGGCGGTCTCCGAACTCACGGCGCTGACGGCCGCGTACCCGTTGCGTGAACGGCTGCGCGAGCTGCTGATGCTGGCGCTGTACCGCAGCGGCCGGCAGGCGGAGGCCCTTGCGGTGTACGCGGACACGCGGCGGCTGCTGGCGGAGGAGCTGGGCGTGGACCCGCAGGCGGGACTGCGGGAGTTGCAGCGCCGCATCCTCCAGGCCGACCCGGAACTGGCGGGGCCCTCGGCCCCGGCGGCGGAACCGGCGGTGGTACGGGTCCGTCCGGCCCAACTTCCGGCGACGGTGCCGGACTTCACCGGGCGGTCTTCGTTCGTGCGGGAGCTGAGCGCGGTGCTGTCGGCGGCGTCCGGTCCCGAGGGCGGCGGCGGGTCGGGCCGCGTCATGGCCGTGTCGGCGCTCGCGGGGATCGGGGGCGTGGGCAAGACGACCCTCGCCGTGCACGTGGCCCATCAGGCCCGGTCCGCCTTCCCCGACGGGCAGTTGTACGTCGACCTCCAGGGCGCGGGAGCCCGGCCCGCGGAGCCGGAGACGGTACTGGGCTCGTTCCTGCGGGCGCTCGGCACGGCCGACTCGGCGATCCCCGACTCCCTGGAGGAACGGGCGGCGCTGTACCGGTCGGTCCTGGACGGCCGTCGGGTACTCGTGCTGCTGGACAACGCGAAGGACGCGGCGCAGGTGCGTCCGCTGCTTCCGGGCACGGAGGGGTGCGCCGCGCTGGTCACCGCGCGGGTGCGGATGGTGGACCTGGCGGGCGCGCATCTGGTCGACCTGGACGTCATGTCCCCCGACGAGGCGCTGGCCCTGTTCACGAAGATCGTGGGCGAGGAGCGGGTGGCCTCGGAGCGGGAGGCCGCCCTGGACGTGGTGGCCGCGTGCGGCTTCCTGCCGCTGGCGATCCGCATCGCGGCATCCCGGCTGGCGGCCCGCCGCACCTGGACGGTGTCCGTCCTGGCGGCGAAGCTCGCGGACGAACGCCGCCGGCTGGACGAACTCCAGGCCGGCGACCTCGCCGTGAAGGCCACCTTCGAACTCGGCTACGGCCAGCTGGAGCCGGCCCAGGCCCGCGCGTTCCGCCTCCTCGGCCTGGCGGACGGCCCGGACATGTCCCTCCGCGCGGCCGCGGCGGTCCTGGACCTCCCCCCGGAGGACACCGAGGACCTCCTGGAGTCCCTCGTCGACACCTCCCTCCTGGAATCGGCGGCCCCCGGCCGCTACCGCTTCCACGACCTCGTCCGCCTCTACGCGCGTGCATGCGCGGAACGCGACGAGCGTCCGGAGAGCGAGCGGGCGGCGGCGCTGTCACGGTTGCTGGACTTCTATCTGGCGACGACGGCGGGGGTCTACGCGATCGAACGGCCCGGAGACCGGACCGTCACGCACCTGGAGCCCACCTCGTACACCGGCCTGGCGTTCACGGACCGGACGGAGGCCCTTGACTGGCTCTTCCTGGAGGCCCAGTGCCTGCTGGCCTGCGCCCGGCAGCAGACCGCGGGCAGCGGGCTGCGTCGGGCCGTCGACCTGCTGTGGGCGGCGAAGGACCTGGCCGAGTCGGGCGCGAACGCGAAGCAGTACGAGACGGCCGCGGCGGCCCTGCGCGACGCCGCGCAGGATGCAGGCGACGTCCGCGCGGAGAGCCGTGCCCGGACGGCACTCTCCAATGTCCACCTGGCCGCCGGACGCTACGCCGAGGCGGACGAGGAGGCCCGGCGCGCCATCGAGCTCGCCACCATGGCGAACGACGCGACGCCGATCAGCTGGGCGGCCACCGACCGCGGGATCATCGCACTCAGCCAGGGCCGCTACGAAGAGGCCGAGGAGTTCCTCACCACCGCGAGGGACGGCTATCGAGCGGACGGAAACCGGCCCGGTGAGGCCAGCGCGCTGTGCAACCTGTCACGGCTCTACGAGCGCATGAACAGGCCGCCCGACGCGGTCACCCTGGCCCAGCAGGGCGTCGAGATCTTCCAGCAGCTCGGTCTCACACTGCGGCTCGCGAACGGCCGCTACGCACTCGGCGTCGCGCTGATCCGGGCCGGCAGGCTCTCCGAGGGTCTGGTGCAACTGTCCGACGCGCTGGTGATGTTCGGCAGCAACCGGCAGCGCCTGTGGGAGGGGACGACACACTTCCGCATCGCCCAACTGCACCTGGCCGACCATCGCCCGGCTCAGGCGGCCCAGCACGCCGAACAGGCGCTGGCGATCGGGTTCATCGGCGGTGACCTCATCCGGGGCAGTGTGCTGACCGCGCTGGGCAAGAGCCTGCACGCACTCGGCCAGTCGGACCGGGCACGGGCCTGCTGGCGTGAGGCCCTGCTTCTCCTGGAGCAGTCGGGAGTGCCCGAGGCCGCCGAGGTACGTCGTCTGCTGACGCCCCTGGACGCGCAATGA